In Antechinus flavipes isolate AdamAnt ecotype Samford, QLD, Australia chromosome 3, AdamAnt_v2, whole genome shotgun sequence, a genomic segment contains:
- the CHPF gene encoding chondroitin sulfate synthase 2 gives MRASLLLSVLRPAGPVAVGISLGFTLSLLSVTWVEEPCGPGPPRPGDPDLPLRGYTNAARRPNSVQTSPDRERPEDTESWEPRVVPYRPTHSSHIPKKAVRTRYISTELGIRQRLLVAVLTTQDTLPSMGVAVNRTLGHWLEQVVFLTGTKSRREPLGMSVVELGEDGPIGRLHLALQHLLEKYGEDFDWFFLVPDNTYTEAHRLAQLAGHLSLATASQLYLGRPQEFIGGESASSRYCHSGFGVLLSRMLLQQLQPHLETCRNDIVSSRPDEWLGRCIFDVTGVSCTGEHQGVHYNYVELGSSGEALQEGDPHFQSALTAHPVRDPVHMYKLHKAFTRAELERTYQEIQELQLEIQNTSRLSVDGEQEASWPLGIPAPFRPSSRFEVLSWDYFTENHVFSCADGSPSCPLRGADRDDVADVLGAALEELNRRYYPALQLRKQQLLNGYRRFDPTRGMEYTLDLELEALTPEGARRHLTRRVQLLRPLSRVEILPVPYVTEASRLTVLLPLAAADLDLAPHFLEAFAAAALEPGDTAVALTLLLLYEPQQAQHVTHADVFASVKSRVAELEQRYPGSQVPWLSVQTAAPAPLRLLDLLSKKHPLDTLFLLAGPATVLTSDFLNRCRMHAIAGWQAFFPMHFQAFHPAVAPPQGPGAPELGRDTGHFDRHVASEACFYNSDYVAARSQLAKAWDGEEELLEGLDLYELFLKFSSLHVLRAVEPALLQPYRHQLCGGQPGENLWQHCRQSVLEGLGSRAQLAMLLFEQEQGNST, from the exons GACCTGCCCCTCCGCGGTTACACCAACGCAGCCCGCCGGCCCAACTCGGTGCAGACCAGCCCGGATCGCGAGCGGCCCGAAGACACGGAGAGCTGGGAACCCCGTGTGGTGCCCTACCGCCCCACGCACTCTAGCCATATCCCCAAGAAAGCAGTCAG GACCCGGTATATCAGCACAGAGCTGGGCATCCGCCAGAGGCTGCTTGTGGCTGTGCTCACTACCCAGGATACCCTGCCTTCGATGGGTGTGGCAGTGAACCGGACACTCGGACATTGGCTGGAGCAGGTGGTGTTCCTGACTGGCACGAAGAGCCGCAGGGAGCCCCTGGGCATGTCGGTGGTGGAGCTAGGGGAGGATGGACCCATCGGCCGGCTCCACCTGGCTCTTCAGCACCTCTTGGAGAAGTATGGGGAAGATTTTGACTGGTTCTTCCTGGTGCCAGACAACACCTATACAGAGGCCCACAGGCTAGCCCAGCTGGCTGGTCACCTCAGCTTGGCCACAGCCTCCCAACTCTACCTGGGCCGGCCTCAAGAGTTCATCGGGGGAGAATCCGCCTCCAGCCGATACTGTCACAGTGGCTTTGGGGTGCTGTTATCCCGCATGCTCCTGCAGCAACTACAACCGCACTTGGAGACTTGCCGAAATGACATTGTCAGCTCTCGGCCCGACGAATGGCTGGGCCGTTGTATCTTTGATGTCACCGGAGTCAGCTGTACAGGCGAGCACCAG GGCGTGCACTATAACTACGTGGAACTGGGCAGTTCTGGGGAGGCGCTGCAGGAGGGGGATCCCCACTTCCAGAGTGCCCTGACTGCCCACCCAGTGCGGGACCCCGTGCACATGTACAAGCTGCACAAGGCTTTCACTCGAGCCGAGCTGGAGCGCACCTATCAGGAGATCCAGGAGCTGCAG CTGGAGATCCAGAACACCAGCCGGCTCTCGGTGGATGGGGAACAGGAGGCATCCTGGCCTTTAGGCATCCCAGCCCCGTTCCGTCCCTCCTCTCGATTTGAGGTGCTGAGCTGGGACTACTTTACGGAGAACCACGTTTTCTCCTGCGCCGACGGGTCTCCCAGTTGTCCTCTGCGAGGAGCCGACCGCGATGATGTGGCCGACGTGCTGGGGGCTGCCCTGGAAGAGCTAAACCGACGTTACTACCCGGCCCTGCAGCTTCGCAAGCAGCAGCTGCTCAATGGCTACCGGCGCTTCGACCCGACCCGGGGCATGGAGTACACGCTGGACCTGGAGTTGGAGGCGCTCACCCCAGAGGGGGCCCGCAGGCACCTCACCCGTCGAGTCCAGCTCCTGAGGCCCCTGAGCCGGGTGGAAATCCTGCCGGTGCCCTACGTGACGGAGGCGTCCCGGCTCACCGTGCTCCTGCCGCTGGCGGCAGCCGATCTCGACCTGGCGCCCCACTTCCTGGAAGCCTTCGCCGCGGCCGCTCTGGAGCCGGGGGACACGGCCGTGGCGCTGACCCTGCTCCTGCTCTACGAACCTCAGCAAGCGCAGCACGTGACCCACGCCGACGTCTTCGCTTCGGTTAAGAGCCGGGTGGCGGAGCTGGAACAGCGGTACCCCGGCTCCCAAGTGCCCTGGCTCAGCGTGCAGACGGCGGCCCCCGCGCCCCTGCGCCTGCTGGACCTGCTCTCCAAGAAGCACCCGCTGGACACGCTCTTCCTGCTGGCCGGGCCAGCCACGGTCCTCACTTCCGACTTCCTGAACCGCTGCCGGATGCACGCGATTGCCGGCTGGCAGGCCTTCTTCCCCATGCACTTCCAAGCCTTCCACCCTGCCGTGGCCCCCCCGCAGGGCCCGGGGGCCCCCGAGCTGGGCCGGGACACGGGTCACTTTGACCGCCATGTAGCCAGCGAAGCCTGCTTCTACAACTCCGACTACGTGGCGGCCCGGAGCCAGCTGGCGAAGGCTTGGGATGGGGAAGAGGAGCTCCTCGAGGGCCTGGATCTCTACGAACTGTTCCTCAAGTTCTCCAGCCTGCACGTGCTGCGGGCCGTGGAGCCCGCTCTGCTGCAGCCCTACCGACACCAGCTGTGCGGGGGGCAGCCCGGCGAGAACCTCTGGCAGCACTGCCGCCAGAGCGTCCTGGAGGGCCTGGGCTCCCGGGCTCAGCTGGCCATGTTGCTCTTTGAGCAAGAGCAAGGGAACAGCACCTGA